In Nodularia sp. LEGE 06071, the genomic window TAAAAAAGCCGAAGATACTGATAAACCAGATACAGACAAATAAACCTAATTGTTGGGAAGGTTCTTGGGATAACCAGTGCGATCGCTGCCAAAATCTAGTCCTAGCAATTGCTACGGGTAAATAAACAGAGTAGGGCGCAAAGCCTAGGAGTACGACTAAAAAGTAGAAATACCAAGGGGCTGAGTGACCATTAACTACTTCTGTGAACCGTTCGATATTGTGATAGCCAAAGAAGGAATTAAGATAATCCCAACCATTACGCCAAGTGACTAGGATATACCAGGGAGCTGATAAGGCGAAAATAATCAGCATACCCATGAAGGCACGCATTTGGGTGAATATTTCGCGGAATTTGCCCACATAAATCATAAATGCCCCGATAATCACTATGGGCAGCACAATTCCTACGGGGCCTTTGGTCAAAATCGCCCCAGCAATTAGCACGTAACAAGCCAAATACCATTTGTGCGGCAATAGAGAGGCGGCGGATTCTGGTGGAGTTTCTGTTTGACTTGCGTACCCTAGAAAAAAACATAACAAAGCTGATGCCATGCAGCCAGTTAGCATCATATCTGATACACCAGTTCTTCCCCAGACGATCATCTCAGGGCTGAGTGCTAGCATGGCTGCGGCGATTAACGCTGTTAAGTTGCGTCGCGTCGGACGTGAAACTTGCTCTAATTCGTCTTTTTTGCCGAAATACCACTGTACGGTGTAAAAGGTTAAACCGATGACTCCTACAGATGCGATCGCGGAAGGTAGGCGCACTGACCACTCATTCACCCCCATAATTGCATAGGCGATCGCTTGACACCAGTAAATTAAGGCTGGTTTATCAAAACGAGTTTCGCCATTAAAAATCGGAGTAATCCAATCACCTGTAACAAACATTTGACGGGAAGCTTCCGCAAATAATGGCTCTGTTTCATCAATTAAGCCTATACTGCCCAAATTCCACCCATAAGCCAGCCAACTAATCAGAATTAGTATAGTCACAGCAAAAACTGGACTTTTCCCTAGATCAGTAAACCACTCGTTAACAGTACCCGGAACACTCAGTTTTATCCTCATTATTTAATATTCAACACTTAAACATAACTAGTCAATAGTCGTTGACTAGCTGTATTTTGTTCTTGCAAAGAGTAAATCGCAGATCAGAGTCAGGGATTCAGTATCAATAACCATTCTCGATTTTGGGTGTTCCACTCAGGTACAGAGGTTTCCCCAACCACATATGGCCCCCAGTAACGCCGAGAACCATCTTGTGCAAAGGCCACGATCACATCTCCTGTTTCTAACTTGAGATTCCCATGAGGCAGGGATAGAATCAACCCCTTTTCACTACCTTCTTGGGGATCAAAATCCCAATGGGCCGGAACATCATAGTTAGTTTTTTGATTACCAGAGACTTTGACCTGGGGCTGTCGTGCTAGTAAAGCTAGGCGCACAGGCTGATCTGTTTGATTGCTCATGCGTAAAGTCCCTTGATTCTTCCCATTAGCCGTTGAATTTTGACGATCTGCCAAGATGTGAGTCCCGTTGAGTCCGATTTTATTGGTTTGGGTCGTTTCTGGAATCACGGTAGTCGGACTAACTGTTTGATCTGGGATAGGTGCTGCTGGAATTACATCCTGTTCTAATGTGTCAGGATCTACTGACTCAAAAGACACACTTATGTCCCAGCATCCCACCATGAACGCAAGCAGCCCTAAAGCACAAACTGCAATAGCAGTTTTACAATTGACTGGAAATTTCATATTGATAATGGTTAACAATAATATTTTGTCTAGGCTTGACCAAATACTAGCCTATTATCTGAAGCAGTAATTCCGGATATTTGGCTACTAGCTGACTCTAGTTGCTTGTATCATCAGGTTCAGCAATGTATCGAAAATATCATTTTGAGCAGCAAAGTTGGGCATAAATAATTACATTAGTTCTCAATAAAAAAAGGTGAGAAAGCTTGATTCTTTGTCATAATCATGATATTGAAAGCAATCAAGAGGCAAAATCTGAGCCAGAAATCCGAAATTTCTGTGTATAAACACAAAAAATAGCTGTTGAGAATTAAGTAGTCTAAGTCACAGGGTGTTTTTCGGAAAATTCTCCGATTTAGCTGGGTAAAATTCTTTATATATCTTAATATCTTTGAGTGACTTGGGGTGACTGCTTTGAGATTAAACAGACTCTTGTTAGGATCAAGATTGGGAAAATGTTACAGTTTCGCAGCCAGTCCCCACCTAATTAATGCAAAACACTCGTCTGACTAATTTATTCGATTCCATTGCTAGCCGTTTGGGGCAATGGTTTTTAAATCCTTGGCGACGTTTATCGTTACTGTTGATTAATTTCTTGTTTGGTTTTTTTCTGGGAACTGCAATTTCTACTATAGCTGGACAAAGAGGTGTATTAGATATTCTGATTGCTGGTTTTTTGGTGGTGCTGACAGAGGTGACGAGCCGAATATTTTATCGTGATAACTTTTTGTCCAAGCGAGCGCTTTTGGTCGAATCACTAAATGTCCTCAAGGTTGGTTTTATCTATAGTATGTTTGTTGAAGCCTTTAAACTGGGGTCTTAATCATGAATTCTTGGGCGAGTCATGCAGATACAACTTGGCCACAGCCAGCAAAAGCCGATTTACTCAACTCTGTTTTGCCCAGTTTTCGCCAATTCTGCGAAACTAACCTGCATAAACCACCAGAGGAAATGTTGGCGGTATTGTGGGATGTATGGCTACCACTGAGTATAAAACTAGCGCAGCATCGCCAAAAGTTGGGACGACCGCTGATTCAGGGAATTGTCGGTGGACAAGGTACGGGGAAAACTACCATGTGCCAGGTTTTGGGATTAATTCTCGATCAGTTGGGATATTGTACTCTGTGTTTATCATTAGATGATTTGTATAAAACTTATGGCGATCGCCTGGCTTTAACGGAGCAAGATCCCCGGTTGATTTGGCGGGGTCCACCAGGAACCCATGATCTAGATTTAGGTTTAAATCTATTAGATCAGATTCGTCAAGGTGAAAGTCCGGTGAAGGTTCCTCGCTTTGATAAATCTGCATACAACGGTGCTGGCGATCGCACTACCCCAGAAATTGTCACAGACATTGATATTGTGCTGTTTGAAGGTTGGTTTGTGGGCGTGCGACCAATTAATCCTGATCTATTTAATCATGCACCGCCACCAATTTGCACAGCAGAGGATCGGGTATTTGCGCGTGATATGAATCAACGACTGAGTGATTATCTGCCACTGTGGGAACGATTAGACAGTTTAATTGTCCTATATCCCACTGATTACCGTTGTTCAATGGCATGGCGTAAACAAGCAGAACAACAAATGATCGCGGCTGGAAAATTGGGAATGTCGGATACACAGATTGAAGAATTTGTCAACTACTTTTGGCGATCGCTACACCCAGAATTATTCATTACGCCCTTGGTAAAATCGCCGACAGCCGTTGATGTAGTGATTTCAATTGATCCTGATCACAGCATAAATTTTAGGCGATCGCGTCCGGCTTTTTTGGCTTGATACAAAGCCTGATCAGCCAGA contains:
- a CDS encoding ArnT family glycosyltransferase — its product is MRIKLSVPGTVNEWFTDLGKSPVFAVTILILISWLAYGWNLGSIGLIDETEPLFAEASRQMFVTGDWITPIFNGETRFDKPALIYWCQAIAYAIMGVNEWSVRLPSAIASVGVIGLTFYTVQWYFGKKDELEQVSRPTRRNLTALIAAAMLALSPEMIVWGRTGVSDMMLTGCMASALLCFFLGYASQTETPPESAASLLPHKWYLACYVLIAGAILTKGPVGIVLPIVIIGAFMIYVGKFREIFTQMRAFMGMLIIFALSAPWYILVTWRNGWDYLNSFFGYHNIERFTEVVNGHSAPWYFYFLVVLLGFAPYSVYLPVAIARTRFWQRSHWLSQEPSQQLGLFVCIWFISIFGFFSIAVTKLPSYLLPLMPAVAILVALLWSDFFPEKNQNMPSAFSSLKISAWINVIFATVLAIVIFQIIHVINNNSVAPGFPLLIQNAGLPALGGFLWIFGALIIAALIISRRWHNIINVNLLIFTAFLIIVLMPALFFMDQLRQQPLRDLSALVLEAKELDEEIVMVGFKKPSVAFYTQKPVNYIQLTKDAVEHIQNRTSEPAQPPSLLVIAEPKALVKMDLQPSSYNILDTRDNYQLIRVSLRRTKQESFTISSSNELEPQAASHKNIAGRVEATWL
- a CDS encoding DUF565 domain-containing protein; amino-acid sequence: MQNTRLTNLFDSIASRLGQWFLNPWRRLSLLLINFLFGFFLGTAISTIAGQRGVLDILIAGFLVVLTEVTSRIFYRDNFLSKRALLVESLNVLKVGFIYSMFVEAFKLGS
- a CDS encoding glycerate kinase, whose translation is MNSWASHADTTWPQPAKADLLNSVLPSFRQFCETNLHKPPEEMLAVLWDVWLPLSIKLAQHRQKLGRPLIQGIVGGQGTGKTTMCQVLGLILDQLGYCTLCLSLDDLYKTYGDRLALTEQDPRLIWRGPPGTHDLDLGLNLLDQIRQGESPVKVPRFDKSAYNGAGDRTTPEIVTDIDIVLFEGWFVGVRPINPDLFNHAPPPICTAEDRVFARDMNQRLSDYLPLWERLDSLIVLYPTDYRCSMAWRKQAEQQMIAAGKLGMSDTQIEEFVNYFWRSLHPELFITPLVKSPTAVDVVISIDPDHSINFRRSRPAFLA